In Halorussus limi, a genomic segment contains:
- a CDS encoding MEDS domain-containing protein, which produces MSHNPVHTDRRSDRTTLGLESGLEALRESPAFRGPVEPLDGHDSNDHLALVYETREEQFAAAVPFVEQGLDRNERCLYIADENSETEVLDAMRNADVNVDDALESGALTLHTKQDTYCRGGSFDPENMLAFLEAAIEEATEEYEALRIAGEMTWIFGDDPQIEDLVEYEGRLNHLLPDEDSIALCQYNRNRFPAEVLRDIVRTHPHLVYDNTVSHNAYYTPPEEFFGPDRPAREVERMLKSLRDRTIATEKLSRRERELKRQNDRLESFASMLAHELRNPLSIAQIYLEQAVTDDGDAAEEVATALDRIEEMIDVLLVTARTSEADIDYEAVDLSEAAADAWADLSPEGATLRVETDRTIQVDPVHCWHLLENLFSNAVEHGSTTPRSKSREDAGEHGAANSRPANATAERATENEQLSADGGLRGDDATLTVSIGSLEEGFYVADDGSGIPEGERATIFDAGHSTEADGIGLGLTFVARLVETYGWDCDVTESEAGGARFEFRNVETGA; this is translated from the coding sequence ATGAGCCACAACCCAGTACACACCGACCGGCGAAGCGACCGGACGACGCTCGGCCTCGAAAGCGGACTCGAAGCCCTACGCGAGAGCCCCGCGTTCCGGGGTCCCGTCGAACCCCTCGACGGTCACGACTCGAACGACCACCTCGCGCTCGTCTACGAGACCCGCGAAGAGCAGTTCGCGGCCGCGGTGCCGTTCGTCGAGCAGGGACTCGACCGGAACGAGCGGTGTCTCTACATCGCCGACGAGAACTCCGAGACGGAGGTTCTCGACGCGATGCGGAACGCCGACGTGAACGTGGACGACGCGCTGGAGTCCGGCGCGCTGACGCTCCACACCAAGCAGGACACGTACTGTCGGGGCGGTTCGTTCGACCCCGAGAACATGCTGGCGTTTCTGGAGGCCGCCATCGAGGAGGCCACCGAGGAGTACGAGGCGCTCCGAATCGCGGGCGAGATGACGTGGATATTCGGCGACGACCCGCAGATAGAGGACCTCGTGGAGTACGAGGGCCGACTCAACCACCTGTTGCCCGACGAGGACTCCATCGCGCTCTGTCAGTACAACCGCAACCGCTTCCCGGCCGAGGTGCTTCGGGACATCGTTCGGACGCACCCCCACCTCGTCTACGACAACACGGTGTCGCACAACGCCTACTACACGCCGCCCGAGGAGTTCTTCGGACCGGACCGACCCGCCCGGGAGGTCGAGCGCATGCTGAAGTCGCTCCGCGACCGGACCATCGCCACCGAGAAACTCAGTCGGCGCGAGCGCGAACTGAAGCGCCAGAACGACCGACTGGAATCGTTCGCGAGCATGCTGGCTCACGAACTCCGGAACCCGCTCTCCATCGCTCAAATATACCTCGAACAGGCGGTGACCGACGACGGCGACGCCGCCGAGGAGGTGGCGACCGCGCTCGACCGCATCGAGGAGATGATAGACGTGCTGCTCGTCACCGCGCGGACGAGCGAGGCGGACATCGACTACGAGGCGGTGGACCTCTCGGAGGCCGCCGCCGACGCGTGGGCGGACCTCTCGCCCGAAGGGGCGACGCTCCGGGTCGAGACCGACCGGACGATTCAGGTGGACCCGGTCCACTGCTGGCACCTGCTGGAGAACCTGTTCAGCAACGCCGTCGAACACGGGTCGACGACCCCTCGCTCGAAGTCTCGCGAGGACGCCGGCGAACACGGCGCCGCGAACAGTCGTCCGGCGAACGCCACCGCCGAGCGCGCGACCGAGAACGAGCAACTCTCGGCCGACGGCGGCCTGCGGGGCGACGACGCGACGCTGACGGTCAGCATCGGCAGCCTCGAAGAGGGGTTCTACGTCGCCGACGACGGAAGCGGCATCCCGGAGGGTGAGCGCGCGACCATCTTCGACGCCGGACACAGCACCGAGGCCGACGGAATCGGACTGGGCCTCACGTTCGTCGCGCGCCTCGTGGAGACGTACGGCTGGGACTGCGACGTGACCGAGAGCGAGGCGGGCGGCGCGCGCTTCGAGTTCCGAAACGTGGAAACCGGCGCGTAG
- the mvaD gene encoding phosphomevalonate decarboxylase MvaD: MKATAKAHPIQGLVKYHGMRDEELRLPYHDSISVCTAPSHTKTTVEFDPDLDSDTFVVGGEELADHEADRVSNVVSRVRDLADADHAEYPVRLESENSFPSNVGLGSSSSGFAAAATALAEAADLGLSRPEISTIARRGSSSAARAVTGGFSDLHAGLNDEDCRSERLDSPLEDDLRIVAGLVPAYKETEHAHREAADSHMFEARLAHLHDQLAEMRDALREGDFHRVFETAEHDSLSLAATTMTGPAGWVYWKPATLEIFDAVRELREEEDVPVYFSTDTGASVYVNTTDEYVERVEEVVADCGVETMVWEVGGPAEVLDESEALF, encoded by the coding sequence ATGAAGGCGACCGCGAAAGCCCACCCCATTCAGGGACTCGTCAAATACCACGGGATGCGCGACGAAGAACTCCGTCTCCCCTACCACGACTCCATCAGCGTCTGCACCGCGCCGAGTCACACCAAGACCACCGTCGAGTTCGACCCGGACCTCGACTCGGACACCTTCGTCGTCGGCGGCGAGGAGTTGGCCGACCACGAGGCCGACCGGGTGTCGAACGTCGTCTCGCGCGTGCGGGACCTCGCCGACGCCGACCACGCCGAGTACCCGGTCCGACTGGAGAGCGAGAACTCCTTCCCGTCGAACGTGGGACTCGGCTCCTCGTCGTCGGGGTTCGCCGCGGCCGCGACGGCGCTGGCCGAGGCCGCTGACCTCGGACTCTCCCGACCCGAAATCTCGACCATCGCGCGCCGGGGCTCCTCGTCGGCCGCCCGCGCCGTGACCGGCGGCTTCTCCGACCTCCACGCCGGACTCAACGACGAGGACTGTCGGTCCGAGCGCCTCGACTCGCCGCTCGAAGACGACCTGCGCATCGTGGCGGGTCTCGTCCCCGCCTACAAGGAGACCGAACACGCACACCGCGAGGCCGCCGACAGCCACATGTTCGAGGCGCGACTCGCCCACCTCCACGACCAGTTGGCCGAGATGCGCGACGCGCTCCGCGAGGGCGACTTCCACCGGGTCTTCGAGACCGCCGAACACGACTCGCTATCGCTGGCCGCGACCACGATGACCGGTCCCGCGGGATGGGTCTACTGGAAGCCCGCCACCTTAGAAATCTTCGACGCCGTCCGCGAACTCCGCGAGGAGGAGGACGTGCCGGTCTACTTCTCGACCGACACGGGCGCGAGCGTCTACGTCAACACGACCGACGAGTACGTCGAGCGCGTCGAAGAGGTCGTCGCCGACTGCGGCGTCGAGACGATGGTCTGGGAGGTCGGCGGTCCGGCCGAGGTTCTGGACGAGAGCGAAGCCCTGTTCTGA
- the nth gene encoding endonuclease III, with product MGEPLDTREAQAEEVIGRLYDEYPDSTISLNFSNRLELLIAVMLSAQCTDERVNEETEHLFEKYETVEDYAEADEDELSEELGSITYHNSKADYIKSSARTIIDEYDGEVPDTMEGLTDLKGVGRKTANVVLQHGYDIVEGVVVDTHVQRISRRLGITEDERPEDIEQDLMGIVPEEHWQQYTHLFISHGRATCTARNPDCSDCVVEDLCPSSKLDHDVDLASGETWN from the coding sequence ATGGGAGAGCCACTCGACACGCGCGAAGCGCAGGCCGAGGAGGTCATCGGCCGCCTCTACGACGAGTATCCAGACTCCACCATCTCGCTCAACTTCTCGAACCGCCTCGAACTCCTCATCGCGGTCATGCTCTCGGCGCAGTGTACCGACGAGCGCGTGAACGAGGAGACCGAACATCTCTTCGAGAAGTACGAGACCGTCGAGGACTACGCCGAGGCCGACGAGGACGAACTCTCGGAGGAACTCGGCTCCATCACCTACCACAACAGCAAGGCCGACTACATCAAGTCGTCCGCCCGGACCATCATCGACGAGTACGACGGCGAGGTTCCCGACACGATGGAGGGACTGACCGACCTGAAGGGCGTCGGCCGCAAGACCGCCAACGTCGTCCTCCAGCACGGCTACGACATCGTCGAGGGCGTCGTCGTGGACACCCACGTCCAGCGCATCTCCCGCCGACTCGGTATCACGGAGGACGAGCGACCGGAGGACATCGAGCAGGACCTGATGGGAATCGTCCCCGAGGAACACTGGCAGCAGTACACCCACCTGTTCATCAGTCACGGCCGAGCGACCTGCACCGCCCGGAACCCCGACTGCTCGGACTGCGTCGTGGAGGACCTCTGTCCGTCCTCGAAACTCGACCACGACGTGGACTTGGCCAGCGGCGAGACGTGGAACTGA
- a CDS encoding DapH/DapD/GlmU-related protein, with protein sequence MTIDETASIVDSTLGEVELREYVTVHDSELADGVRVYERTSVKKSVFDGPTVVNANCYVENARLGERVQVGPNASIVGVTHDLTDTGMEFGNDRFEEIVVEDGAFVGAGAVVLPGVTVGENAVVGAGTTVSTDVPSECVVRAESNTRTREL encoded by the coding sequence ATGACGATAGACGAGACGGCGTCGATAGTAGACTCGACGCTCGGCGAGGTCGAACTCCGAGAGTACGTTACCGTCCACGACTCCGAACTCGCCGACGGCGTGCGAGTGTACGAGCGGACCTCCGTCAAGAAGTCGGTGTTCGACGGCCCGACGGTCGTCAACGCGAACTGCTACGTCGAGAACGCGAGACTCGGCGAGCGCGTCCAAGTCGGCCCGAACGCCTCCATCGTCGGCGTCACGCACGACCTCACCGACACCGGGATGGAGTTCGGGAACGACCGGTTCGAGGAAATCGTCGTGGAAGACGGCGCGTTCGTGGGGGCCGGTGCGGTCGTCCTTCCCGGCGTCACCGTCGGGGAAAACGCCGTCGTCGGAGCGGGGACGACGGTCTCGACGGACGTGCCGAGCGAGTGCGTCGTGCGGGCGGAATCGAACACGCGGACCCGAGAACTCTGA
- a CDS encoding DUF7321 family protein, with product MASETLVAAGVALVVTASFPFYLYGAWYILNQEVVTWDVLMHHLKFITVGLLLTTVPLVTWMLPRFFDQFGGFAALHAFLGLQAYAMLLVAMTGIVRIFQVKHQHDLYDSDAADRDVDIGELHENMGAWRGRLRVGVAGYVLFWMLAWLIGMVRFFIDYVLY from the coding sequence ATGGCCAGCGAGACGTTGGTTGCGGCCGGAGTCGCCCTCGTCGTCACTGCCAGCTTTCCGTTCTACCTCTACGGGGCGTGGTACATCCTCAATCAGGAGGTGGTCACGTGGGACGTGTTGATGCACCACCTCAAGTTCATCACGGTCGGACTCCTGCTGACGACAGTGCCGTTGGTGACGTGGATGCTCCCGCGGTTCTTCGACCAGTTCGGCGGGTTCGCGGCCCTCCACGCCTTTCTCGGCCTCCAGGCCTACGCGATGTTGCTCGTCGCGATGACGGGCATCGTCCGCATCTTTCAGGTCAAACACCAGCACGACCTGTACGACAGCGACGCGGCCGACCGCGACGTGGACATCGGCGAACTCCACGAGAACATGGGCGCGTGGCGCGGCCGACTCCGCGTCGGCGTCGCTGGCTACGTCCTCTTCTGGATGCTGGCGTGGCTAATCGGGATGGTCCGGTTCTTCATCGACTACGTGTTGTACTGA
- a CDS encoding GAF domain-containing protein, with protein sequence MSGLTIVCVDPDESAREETLAQLRDAGDAPTLVTAESLAAAEERVRDRDVDCVVTEHDLPDGTGLELAARVRDFRPSVGCVLYTAADREQLATDEFGDPVAEYVAKDAPNAAEQLRNVVAFTGSFRTQTAYPLPQNETDRLAALEAYELDPETLQDDVERITDLAARHLDVPMASVNLIKEHSQEFLVCHGANWTPTNREDSICTYAIVEDGPVAVVEDVKEDPRFAENRTLDDLGIRSYAGADLRTSDGLAIGTLCAYGEEPRTFSESDREFLATLADVTMTVLELHHEVTQLQRDPADLPERDAGSGRR encoded by the coding sequence ATGTCCGGACTCACTATCGTCTGCGTGGACCCCGACGAGTCGGCGCGCGAGGAGACGCTCGCCCAACTGCGGGACGCGGGCGACGCCCCGACGCTGGTCACGGCCGAGTCGCTCGCGGCGGCCGAGGAACGGGTGCGCGACCGGGACGTCGACTGCGTCGTGACCGAACACGACCTTCCCGACGGAACCGGCCTCGAACTCGCCGCGCGCGTCCGGGACTTCCGGCCGAGCGTCGGGTGCGTCCTCTACACCGCGGCCGACCGCGAGCAGTTGGCGACCGACGAGTTCGGCGACCCGGTCGCGGAGTACGTCGCCAAGGACGCGCCGAACGCGGCCGAGCAGTTGCGGAACGTCGTGGCGTTCACCGGGTCGTTCCGGACCCAGACGGCGTATCCGCTCCCCCAGAACGAGACCGACCGACTCGCCGCGCTCGAGGCCTACGAACTCGACCCCGAGACGCTACAGGACGACGTCGAACGGATTACCGACCTCGCGGCCCGGCACCTCGACGTGCCGATGGCGTCCGTCAACCTGATAAAGGAACACAGTCAGGAGTTTCTGGTCTGTCACGGCGCGAACTGGACGCCGACGAACCGCGAGGACTCCATCTGCACCTACGCCATCGTCGAGGACGGGCCGGTCGCCGTGGTCGAAGACGTGAAGGAGGACCCGCGGTTCGCGGAGAACCGGACGCTCGACGACCTCGGAATCCGGTCGTACGCCGGCGCGGACCTGCGGACCTCGGACGGACTGGCCATCGGGACGCTCTGTGCCTACGGCGAGGAGCCACGAACCTTCTCGGAGAGCGACCGGGAGTTCCTCGCCACGCTGGCCGACGTGACGATGACCGTCCTCGAACTCCACCACGAGGTGACGCAGTTACAGCGCGACCCCGCCGACCTGCCGGAGCGAGACGCCGGGAGTGGTCGCCGGTGA